One Spiroplasma endosymbiont of Cantharis nigra DNA segment encodes these proteins:
- a CDS encoding rhodanese-like domain-containing protein: protein MYISVEDYSLNYDKYFTLDVRTEMEFKTLPHFDWAINVHIDEFIKKFETILKEKNPENKPIVTVCNAGNRSGEVARFLLENGYNAKTLDGGIYKYKRKIR, encoded by the coding sequence ATGTATATTTCAGTAGAAGATTATTCATTAAATTACGATAAATATTTCACTTTAGATGTTAGAACAGAAATGGAATTTAAGACTTTACCTCATTTTGATTGAGCAATAAACGTGCATATTGATGAATTTATAAAAAAATTTGAAACTATTTTAAAAGAAAAGAATCCTGAAAATAAGCCAATTGTGACTGTATGTAATGCAGGAAATAGAAGTGGCGAAGTTGCTAGATTTTTATTAGAAAATGGTTATAATGCAAAAACACTTGATGGTGGGATTTATAAGTATAAAAGAAAAATAAGATAA
- the trpS gene encoding tryptophan--tRNA ligase, producing the protein MTKKRMLSGITTTGKMTLGNYIGAMKNFVALQDEFEMYVFVANLHGITTPIDKETLRKNIKEMVTLYFACGMDPKKSTIFLQSDVLEHTQLGWILTCNTTIGELQRMTQFKDKSTKVKSENGTEFIPTGLLTYPALMAADILLYDAEFVPVGKDQKQHIELTRNIAERMNNKFGEMFTIPGDYTPKVGSKIMDLQDPTKKMSKSAANPKSFIALLDDINEVKKKIKSAVTDSENIIKYDIEKKPGVSNLLTIYSALKNISIEEAEKFFHNKDYGVLKEEVSNVVVDLLEKIQLKFKELFNSDLVDSWLEQGAEKARKLASKKLTKVKNLTGLNYKRK; encoded by the coding sequence ATGACTAAAAAGAGAATGTTGTCTGGTATAACCACTACAGGAAAAATGACATTAGGAAACTATATTGGAGCTATGAAAAATTTTGTAGCATTACAAGATGAATTTGAAATGTATGTATTTGTAGCTAATCTTCATGGAATAACTACCCCAATTGATAAAGAAACTTTAAGAAAAAATATAAAGGAAATGGTCACTTTATATTTTGCTTGTGGAATGGATCCTAAAAAATCAACAATTTTCTTACAAAGTGATGTTTTAGAACACACTCAACTAGGTTGAATTCTTACATGTAATACAACAATTGGTGAATTACAAAGAATGACTCAATTTAAAGATAAATCAACTAAAGTAAAATCTGAAAATGGAACTGAATTCATTCCTACTGGTTTACTAACATATCCAGCACTAATGGCAGCAGATATTCTACTTTATGATGCTGAATTTGTACCAGTTGGGAAAGATCAAAAACAACATATTGAATTAACAAGAAATATTGCAGAAAGAATGAATAATAAATTTGGAGAAATGTTTACAATTCCGGGAGATTACACTCCAAAAGTTGGATCAAAAATAATGGATCTACAAGATCCTACAAAAAAAATGTCAAAATCTGCTGCTAATCCAAAAAGTTTTATTGCTTTATTAGATGATATTAATGAAGTTAAAAAGAAAATAAAGTCTGCTGTAACTGATTCAGAAAATATTATTAAATATGATATTGAAAAAAAACCAGGTGTAAGTAACTTATTAACAATTTACTCAGCTTTGAAAAATATTTCAATTGAAGAGGCAGAAAAGTTTTTTCATAATAAGGACTATGGAGTATTAAAAGAAGAAGTTTCAAATGTAGTTGTTGATTTATTAGAAAAAATTCAACTAAAATTTAAGGAATTATTTAACTCTGATTTAGTAGATTCTTGATTAGAACAAGGCGCAGAAAAAGCAAGAAAATTAGCAAGTAAAAAATTAACAAAAGTAAAAAATTTAACTGGTTTAAACTATAAGAGAAAATAA
- the rplT gene encoding 50S ribosomal protein L20: MARVKFGKVTRARRKRWIKRAKGYYGTKKANYKKAHEQVVRSMAYAFVGRKLKKRDFRKLWIIRINAAVRPLGLSYSKFMNGLKLAGIDINRKMLSELAIHEPKQFESIVTSSKKALEAKK, encoded by the coding sequence ATGGCAAGAGTAAAATTTGGTAAAGTAACTAGAGCAAGAAGAAAACGTTGAATTAAAAGAGCAAAAGGTTACTATGGAACAAAAAAAGCAAACTATAAAAAGGCTCATGAACAAGTTGTACGTTCTATGGCTTATGCTTTTGTTGGACGTAAACTTAAAAAACGTGATTTTAGAAAATTATGAATTATTCGTATAAATGCAGCAGTTAGACCATTAGGATTAAGTTATTCAAAATTTATGAATGGTTTAAAATTAGCAGGAATTGATATTAACAGAAAAATGTTATCTGAATTAGCAATTCACGAACCAAAACAATTTGAATCAATCGTAACTTCATCTAAAAAGGCTTTAGAAGCTAAAAAATAA
- the rpmI gene encoding 50S ribosomal protein L35, translating into MPKMKTKSSLAKRVKKTGAGKLKRGKAYRSHLAQNKSTKRKRHLKKATFVSAGDMKRLKGLLQN; encoded by the coding sequence ATGCCAAAAATGAAGACAAAAAGCTCTTTAGCAAAAAGAGTTAAAAAAACTGGTGCAGGTAAATTAAAAAGAGGTAAAGCTTATAGATCTCATTTAGCACAAAATAAATCAACAAAAAGAAAAAGACATTTGAAAAAAGCAACTTTCGTCTCAGCTGGAGATATGAAACGTCTAAAAGGATTATTACAAAATTAG
- the infC gene encoding translation initiation factor IF-3: MADNKKIITDFVNREIRAKQILIINDDGTKNGPLNKFEALKLAEEAGLDLFQVGMQDSNTAIAKILDYGKFKYEQKRKQKENKKNQVKVENKEIRLTVGIGEHDLDTKARKAREFLLQGDRVKVSLKFKGREITFQEFGKETLDKFFTKIEDIAKVEKEAKLNTRFLDMYVVPKKG, from the coding sequence ATGGCAGACAATAAAAAAATAATAACAGATTTTGTAAATAGAGAAATTAGAGCAAAACAAATTTTAATTATTAATGATGATGGGACTAAAAATGGTCCATTAAATAAATTTGAAGCTTTAAAATTAGCAGAAGAAGCAGGTTTAGACCTATTTCAAGTTGGTATGCAAGATAGTAATACAGCTATTGCTAAAATACTTGATTATGGTAAGTTCAAATATGAACAAAAACGTAAACAAAAAGAAAATAAGAAAAATCAAGTTAAAGTTGAAAATAAGGAAATTCGTTTAACTGTAGGAATTGGAGAGCATGATCTAGATACTAAAGCTAGAAAAGCAAGAGAATTTTTATTACAAGGCGATAGAGTTAAAGTATCATTAAAATTTAAGGGTAGAGAGATTACTTTTCAAGAATTTGGTAAAGAAACATTAGATAAATTCTTTACAAAAATTGAAGATATTGCAAAAGTTGAAAAAGAAGCTAAACTAAATACAAGATTCTTAGATATGTATGTAGTGCCAAAAAAAGGTTAA
- a CDS encoding Rid family detoxifying hydrolase, with translation MKIINTLKAPKAIGPYSQAILTEENFLYISGQLGLNPETMNLEENIELQTKRALQNIDEILKEANFTKKNIIKTTVLIENIANFDVINHIYADYFEEHKPARSAFEVSKLPKNGLIEIEVIAKK, from the coding sequence ATGAAAATTATTAACACTTTAAAGGCACCCAAAGCAATAGGCCCATATTCACAAGCCATATTAACTGAAGAAAATTTTTTATATATTTCTGGACAATTAGGATTAAATCCTGAGACAATGAATTTAGAAGAAAATATTGAGTTACAAACAAAAAGAGCTTTACAAAATATTGATGAGATATTAAAAGAAGCTAATTTTACTAAAAAAAATATAATTAAAACTACAGTATTAATTGAAAATATTGCAAATTTTGATGTAATTAATCATATTTATGCAGATTATTTTGAAGAACATAAACCAGCCAGAAGTGCCTTTGAGGTCTCAAAACTACCTAAAAATGGGCTAATTGAAATAGAAGTCATTGCTAAAAAATAA
- a CDS encoding MalY/PatB family protein gives MNKDFNRKIDRSKNNERKWSIEYLEQNYKIDFSKKFYNLSIADLDFQTPKPIVKSIISRAKKKTYSYTYTKRESLEAIKIWYEKMHNIILEIDLIKLVHGTVNAMFEVVKCFTKKNESVLIQSPIYQPFERSIIKTKRNVIYNNLIYRNNNYYIDFENFESQIVKNKIKLFLWCNPHNPGGRVWEQTEILKIIEICNRHNVLIFSDEVHGDLVLNQKHNSLLNYSSQFNNFIVCNSPNKTFNLGGLKGSYMICSNKKILEQISNQYESDSLTSSNIFFQPALVSAYTNSYSYNWLQTLKRYIYSNYIFLTQELSSFKSLEIMEMEASYLVWIKLKLNLDLKELKQHFIENNLILSYSDDFADCKDIWIRLNIGINKRNLKEVIKKIKLVLLITKGEKNENY, from the coding sequence ATGAATAAAGACTTTAATAGAAAAATTGATAGATCAAAAAACAATGAAAGAAAATGATCTATTGAATACTTAGAACAAAATTACAAAATTGATTTTTCAAAAAAATTTTATAATCTTTCAATTGCGGACTTAGACTTTCAAACACCAAAACCCATTGTCAAATCAATAATTTCTAGAGCTAAGAAAAAAACTTATAGTTATACTTACACAAAAAGAGAGTCTCTTGAAGCAATTAAAATTTGATATGAAAAAATGCATAATATAATTTTAGAAATTGACTTAATAAAGTTAGTTCATGGAACAGTAAATGCAATGTTTGAAGTAGTAAAGTGCTTTACTAAGAAAAATGAATCAGTTTTGATTCAATCACCAATATATCAACCATTTGAAAGATCAATTATTAAAACAAAAAGAAATGTAATATATAATAATCTAATTTATAGAAATAATAATTATTATATTGATTTTGAAAATTTTGAAAGTCAAATTGTTAAAAATAAAATAAAACTATTTTTATGATGTAATCCTCATAATCCTGGAGGAAGGGTTTGAGAACAAACAGAAATACTTAAAATTATAGAGATATGTAATAGACATAATGTTCTAATATTTTCTGATGAGGTTCATGGGGATTTGGTTTTAAATCAAAAGCATAATTCTTTATTAAATTATTCGTCTCAATTTAATAATTTTATAGTATGTAATTCGCCAAATAAAACTTTTAATTTGGGAGGTTTAAAGGGGTCGTATATGATTTGTTCTAATAAAAAAATCTTGGAACAAATCTCAAATCAATACGAGTCTGATTCCTTAACCTCTTCAAATATCTTTTTTCAACCAGCCTTGGTAAGCGCATATACAAATTCCTATTCTTATAATTGATTACAAACTCTAAAAAGATATATATATTCGAATTATATTTTTTTAACTCAAGAATTATCTAGTTTTAAGAGTTTAGAAATTATGGAAATGGAAGCTTCCTATCTAGTTTGAATAAAACTGAAATTAAATTTGGATTTAAAGGAACTAAAACAACACTTTATAGAAAATAACTTAATTTTAAGCTATTCAGATGACTTTGCAGATTGTAAAGATATCTGAATTAGATTAAATATAGGTATAAATAAAAGAAATTTAAAAGAGGTAATTAAGAAAATAAAATTAGTATTATTAATTACAAAAGGAGAAAAAAATGAAAATTATTAA
- a CDS encoding PTS transporter subunit EIIC codes for MKRLGFKNQKNMEKINTKKSRNGLLNKFQKLGRTFMLPIAMLAFCGILLGIGASLTSNATIIQIPWLKTRGLYDFFVLLKTIGAIGFTFLPFMFAMAIPIGLASDNQGSAAFSGFIGYVTMLFVINFTLNVLPENLTSEGTFIGKSTQSILGIKTMDIGVLGAIFVGLLVYWLHEKFQYISLPNSISFWGGTRFVPIISLLIFSAIAIPTTFIWPCFNQLIYWIGLGVQKVDWFGPFLYRFTESLVRPTGMHHVINTIVRFSAVGGTIVLPSGEKITGALNIFYKELELGLPISASATRFLSQGYMPTVMFGLPMAAIAIYVLAEKEQKKMVKSVIIPGIVASVVGGITEPLEFLFLFVAPLLYLVHCFYIGLAYMIVGLLQVKIGNTDGNIIDFIVFGLMQGLVTKWYYILLVGPIWGALYFSTFYFYIKYRDVKTIGREALSEEEKITLISNEKNEKIDTSNEVAAKYIELLGGKENIKTLNNCYTRLRITLNNPKNISQEAVKDLGAIAIKYIDDYNIQIIIGPKVEKLKNEIAKLIRN; via the coding sequence ATGAAAAGGTTAGGGTTTAAAAATCAAAAAAATATGGAAAAAATTAATACTAAAAAATCAAGAAATGGTTTATTAAATAAATTTCAAAAGTTAGGAAGAACATTTATGCTTCCAATTGCAATGTTGGCTTTTTGTGGAATTTTATTAGGAATTGGTGCTTCGCTTACTTCTAATGCAACTATTATACAAATACCTTGATTAAAAACTAGAGGTCTATATGATTTTTTTGTTTTATTAAAAACAATTGGAGCAATTGGATTTACTTTTTTGCCATTTATGTTTGCTATGGCTATTCCAATAGGTTTAGCTTCTGATAATCAAGGATCAGCTGCGTTTAGTGGTTTTATTGGTTATGTTACAATGCTTTTTGTTATTAATTTTACTTTAAATGTTTTACCTGAGAATTTGACCTCAGAAGGGACATTTATTGGTAAATCAACACAATCAATTTTGGGTATTAAAACTATGGATATTGGAGTATTAGGAGCTATATTTGTTGGTCTATTAGTATATTGGCTACATGAAAAATTTCAATATATTAGTTTGCCAAATTCAATATCATTTTGAGGTGGGACTAGATTTGTTCCAATAATCTCATTGTTAATATTTTCTGCAATAGCAATTCCTACAACTTTTATATGACCTTGTTTTAATCAATTAATATATTGAATTGGTTTAGGAGTACAAAAGGTAGACTGATTTGGTCCTTTCTTATATAGATTTACAGAAAGTTTAGTAAGACCCACAGGGATGCATCACGTTATAAATACAATCGTTAGATTTTCAGCTGTTGGAGGAACAATTGTTCTTCCAAGTGGAGAAAAAATTACAGGAGCTTTAAATATTTTTTATAAGGAATTAGAATTAGGATTGCCAATTTCTGCATCAGCAACTAGATTTCTATCTCAAGGATATATGCCTACGGTAATGTTTGGTTTACCAATGGCAGCAATTGCCATATATGTTCTTGCAGAAAAGGAACAGAAAAAAATGGTAAAGTCTGTAATAATACCTGGAATTGTTGCAAGTGTTGTAGGGGGAATTACCGAGCCCTTAGAATTTCTATTTCTATTTGTTGCTCCATTGTTATATTTGGTTCATTGTTTTTATATTGGACTAGCATATATGATTGTAGGATTATTACAAGTAAAAATTGGAAATACAGATGGTAATATTATTGATTTTATTGTTTTTGGATTAATGCAAGGGTTAGTAACTAAATGATACTATATTCTACTAGTTGGTCCAATTTGGGGAGCACTCTATTTCTCAACCTTTTATTTTTATATAAAATATAGAGATGTAAAAACTATTGGTAGAGAAGCATTAAGTGAAGAAGAAAAAATTACTTTAATAAGTAATGAAAAAAATGAAAAAATAGATACTTCAAATGAGGTGGCTGCAAAATATATTGAATTGTTAGGGGGAAAAGAAAATATAAAAACTTTAAATAATTGTTATACAAGGTTGCGAATTACTTTAAATAATCCTAAGAATATTTCCCAAGAAGCAGTAAAAGATTTAGGAGCAATAGCAATTAAGTATATCGATGATTATAATATTCAAATAATTATTGGCCCAAAAGTTGAGAAGCTAAAAAATGAAATTGCAAAATTAATAAGAAACTAG
- a CDS encoding MurR/RpiR family transcriptional regulator, with protein sequence MEELKFLAILKSMANKSIEDINSYIANFILNNLKIINDYSLEKLALETNTSKPSIIRFCNKTGLSGYSELKFQIKNLVKNNLKLNNQFNFKKQLIDNNDKYLNYLEIKNKSSDIVLKRYLSNEDKIKELLDKISKANSIYMFGMNLAYNISRNFVQRIRWLNKTIIQERDLNSIESYVQQINKNDVVFILSLSGNSKYLIEFASKLKDKTYIFGILGDNGEIKKYCDNVIEIPQLEDKIWDSFSIRGQCLIQILDYIYMDLTNHLLKKVQGD encoded by the coding sequence ATGGAAGAATTAAAATTTTTAGCAATCTTAAAATCAATGGCCAATAAAAGTATTGAAGATATTAACTCATATATTGCAAATTTCATACTAAACAATCTCAAAATTATTAATGACTATAGTCTTGAAAAATTGGCTTTAGAGACAAATACCTCTAAACCATCCATTATTCGATTTTGTAATAAGACTGGTTTATCAGGTTATAGTGAATTAAAGTTTCAAATTAAAAACTTAGTAAAAAATAATTTGAAACTAAATAATCAGTTTAATTTCAAAAAGCAATTAATAGATAATAATGATAAATATCTAAATTATTTAGAAATTAAAAACAAGTCTTCTGATATTGTTTTAAAAAGATATCTTTCAAATGAAGATAAAATAAAAGAACTCTTAGATAAAATATCTAAAGCAAATTCAATTTATATGTTTGGAATGAATTTAGCTTATAATATATCAAGGAATTTTGTTCAAAGAATTAGATGGTTAAATAAAACTATAATACAAGAAAGAGATTTAAATTCTATAGAGTCCTACGTTCAACAGATTAATAAAAATGATGTTGTATTTATTTTGAGTTTATCTGGAAATAGTAAATATCTAATTGAATTTGCATCAAAGTTAAAAGACAAGACATATATTTTTGGAATTCTTGGCGATAATGGAGAAATAAAAAAGTATTGTGATAATGTAATTGAAATACCACAACTTGAAGATAAAATTTGAGACTCATTTTCAATAAGGGGTCAATGTTTAATCCAAATTTTGGACTATATTTATATGGATTTAACAAATCATTTACTTAAGAAGGTACAAGGTGATTAA
- a CDS encoding ATP-binding cassette domain-containing protein gives MKINMNKKISDFFQININDLEISENEIIGVMGANGSGKTTFLRLLSNNFKSSKNVKVDQNYSYCILQQISDFGLVKLVDLVIMFNNLNKKNIDINKFFDNYDLLPFKEAYFIKLSPGQQQRFKFMLIQLFKTDILILDETFNFLDSAWKNKLLNDIKEIKNNYKNLFIIDHDLEKIKQICNRIICFKNGEIVIDSKDVNSINQIDIDNILVK, from the coding sequence ATGAAAATCAATATGAATAAAAAAATATCAGACTTTTTTCAAATTAATATTAATGATTTAGAAATAAGTGAAAATGAAATTATTGGAGTTATGGGTGCAAATGGTTCAGGTAAAACTACATTTCTAAGACTATTGTCAAATAATTTTAAAAGTAGTAAAAATGTTAAAGTTGATCAAAATTATAGTTATTGTATATTACAACAAATAAGTGATTTTGGACTTGTTAAATTAGTAGATTTAGTTATTATGTTTAATAACCTAAATAAGAAAAATATTGATATAAATAAATTTTTTGATAATTATGATTTACTACCATTTAAAGAAGCCTATTTTATTAAACTATCTCCAGGACAACAGCAACGTTTTAAATTTATGCTTATTCAGTTATTTAAAACAGATATTTTAATTTTAGATGAAACATTTAATTTTCTTGATAGTGCTTGAAAAAATAAATTATTAAATGATATAAAAGAAATAAAAAATAATTACAAAAATCTCTTTATTATTGATCATGACTTAGAAAAAATAAAACAAATTTGCAATAGAATCATTTGTTTTAAAAATGGTGAAATTGTAATTGATTCAAAAGATGTTAATTCAATTAATCAAATAGATATAGACAATATATTAGTTAAATAA
- a CDS encoding PTS transporter subunit EIIC: MNNKSLHLTNEKKLKTKKVKDSNNSSSGWSKFLTMLQELGKVLQFPIAVLPFAAILNRFGALGITYSTNVDGEITNQIGYWISLIIQKPGSIPFDNLALLFAIGCAFGLAKDHRGEVALVAVIFYLSIAALTGEGTLPEMLYGKLMTFTTKDGDSFSKLLYVQQIKEGDVIGGVYVLSTGVLGGIVSGCLSAFLYNRFKDIKLPTALSFFGGRRFVPMIALVVTIPTALAFAIIWPWIQLGLISFGTAVANPENPAVAIPGTTAYSILNRLLLPFGLHQIMNTFFWFQMPVSGNIVQPGFGSIPSVGNEWVTEMGDINAFAKGISNSGLFQAGFFPIMMGGLPMAAVAMIMTADKNNRKEIAGFLGGVAGVSFLSGITEPLEFSFVFIAPVLLGIHAGLTGIFMAITTAMKIQIGFGFSAGFIDYAASLPQSWALSNNQGTIISNPLWILVLTAAAGATYYFVFYFVIKWMNLSTPGRNVEAISAKGNLNTSSKASTSKEVSQKGDKYENMASKIVEAIGKDNFVSIDNCATRLRLILKDNSKIDDALIKSAGTYGIKRLGNESLQIVIGPDVEHAANALKKIVEIKETKEVKK; this comes from the coding sequence ATGAATAATAAAAGTTTACATTTAACTAATGAAAAAAAGTTAAAGACTAAAAAAGTTAAAGATTCAAATAATTCAAGTAGTGGATGAAGTAAATTTTTAACTATGCTTCAAGAATTGGGAAAAGTACTACAATTTCCAATTGCAGTTTTACCATTTGCAGCTATTTTAAATCGTTTTGGAGCTTTAGGTATTACATACAGTACTAATGTTGATGGTGAAATAACTAATCAAATAGGTTATTGAATTTCGTTGATTATTCAAAAGCCAGGTTCAATTCCATTTGATAATCTTGCATTATTATTTGCTATTGGATGTGCTTTTGGATTAGCCAAAGATCATCGGGGTGAGGTTGCTCTTGTAGCCGTAATATTTTATTTATCTATTGCAGCATTAACTGGCGAGGGAACTCTTCCTGAAATGCTTTATGGAAAATTAATGACATTTACTACTAAAGATGGAGATAGTTTTTCAAAATTACTTTATGTACAGCAAATTAAAGAGGGAGATGTAATTGGAGGAGTTTATGTTTTAAGTACTGGAGTGCTTGGTGGAATAGTATCTGGTTGTTTATCAGCATTTTTATATAATAGATTTAAAGATATAAAACTTCCAACTGCTTTATCATTCTTTGGAGGTCGTAGATTTGTACCAATGATAGCACTTGTAGTTACAATTCCAACAGCATTAGCTTTTGCAATTATTTGACCTTGAATACAATTAGGTTTAATTAGTTTTGGTACAGCAGTTGCTAATCCAGAAAACCCAGCTGTGGCAATACCAGGAACAACAGCTTACTCAATTTTAAATAGACTATTGTTACCATTTGGTTTACATCAAATTATGAATACATTCTTTTGATTCCAAATGCCAGTTAGTGGAAATATAGTTCAACCAGGTTTTGGTTCAATTCCTTCAGTTGGAAATGAATGAGTAACTGAAATGGGAGATATTAATGCATTTGCAAAAGGTATTAGTAACTCAGGATTATTTCAAGCAGGATTTTTCCCAATAATGATGGGTGGTCTTCCAATGGCAGCTGTTGCAATGATAATGACAGCTGATAAAAATAATAGAAAAGAAATTGCAGGATTCCTTGGAGGAGTTGCTGGGGTTTCATTCTTATCAGGAATTACAGAACCATTAGAATTCTCATTTGTATTTATTGCACCTGTTTTACTTGGAATTCATGCAGGACTTACAGGAATATTTATGGCAATAACTACAGCTATGAAAATACAAATTGGATTTGGATTTAGTGCCGGATTTATTGATTATGCAGCTTCATTACCACAATCATGAGCATTGTCAAATAATCAAGGTACTATAATATCTAACCCATTATGAATCTTAGTTCTTACAGCAGCAGCTGGAGCTACTTATTACTTTGTGTTCTACTTTGTAATTAAATGAATGAATCTTTCTACACCAGGTAGAAATGTTGAGGCAATATCTGCTAAAGGTAATTTAAATACTTCAAGTAAAGCTTCAACTTCAAAAGAGGTTTCACAAAAGGGAGATAAATATGAAAATATGGCTTCAAAAATTGTTGAAGCCATTGGAAAAGATAATTTTGTAAGTATTGATAATTGTGCAACTAGATTAAGATTAATTTTAAAAGATAATAGTAAAATTGATGATGCCTTAATAAAATCTGCAGGAACTTATGGAATCAAGCGATTGGGAAATGAAAGTTTACAAATTGTTATTGGTCCAGATGTAGAACATGCAGCAAATGCATTGAAAAAAATAGTTGAAATTAAAGAAACAAAAGAAGTTAAAAAATAG
- a CDS encoding MupG family TIM beta-alpha barrel fold protein, whose protein sequence is MKRKLGISIYPEQSTFEKDKQYLDLAKKLNYEVVFTSILHFVGSQNDKKKAEMVLKSLKYAKEIGFYTILDVEYQSMELIGINVNDISKCKEYGIDCLRLDSPSLPFEIANITHNKGAIDIQLNMSNNDSLIDNVIDFKPIKNRLSGCHNFYPLEYTGLPFDYFSEANKRYLKYNLSTAAFVGSHHGNMTSAVGWKELPTLEEQRNLSISEQAKILFYTNEIDTVIIGNAYATKSELEELANIDKYEITLNLKTIYKISKIEQNILEFNHFRRGDITEYFIRSTFSRVEFKNDSIPSQNTKKIYNKGDVVIINNNDIKYKGECHIILKDKFEDKHQKYNWIGTIKKSEYRLLNFIGPWSHFRFRIED, encoded by the coding sequence ATGAAAAGAAAATTAGGAATATCAATTTATCCAGAGCAATCAACTTTTGAAAAGGATAAGCAATATTTAGATTTAGCAAAAAAATTAAACTATGAAGTAGTCTTTACAAGTATTTTACATTTTGTAGGATCACAAAATGATAAGAAAAAAGCCGAAATGGTTTTAAAATCTTTAAAATATGCAAAGGAAATTGGATTTTATACTATATTAGATGTTGAGTATCAATCAATGGAGCTAATTGGAATTAATGTTAATGATATATCAAAATGTAAAGAATATGGAATTGATTGTTTAAGATTAGATTCACCAAGCTTACCATTTGAAATTGCAAATATTACTCATAACAAGGGAGCAATTGATATACAGTTAAATATGTCAAATAATGATAGTTTAATTGATAATGTAATAGATTTTAAACCAATAAAAAATAGATTAAGTGGATGCCATAATTTTTATCCCTTAGAATATACTGGTTTGCCTTTTGACTATTTTAGTGAAGCAAATAAAAGATATTTAAAATATAATTTATCTACTGCAGCTTTTGTAGGAAGCCATCATGGAAATATGACCTCTGCTGTAGGTTGAAAAGAATTACCTACTTTAGAAGAACAAAGAAATCTAAGTATTTCTGAACAAGCAAAAATTTTATTTTATACAAACGAAATTGATACAGTTATAATTGGGAATGCATATGCAACAAAATCTGAGTTGGAAGAACTTGCAAATATTGATAAATATGAAATAACTTTGAATTTAAAAACGATTTATAAAATTAGTAAAATAGAGCAAAATATATTAGAATTTAATCATTTTAGAAGAGGAGATATTACAGAATATTTTATAAGATCAACTTTCTCAAGAGTTGAATTTAAAAATGATTCAATTCCTTCACAAAATACTAAAAAAATTTATAATAAGGGAGATGTAGTAATAATAAATAATAATGACATTAAATATAAGGGAGAGTGTCATATAATTTTAAAAGATAAATTTGAAGATAAACATCAAAAGTATAATTGAATTGGTACAATAAAAAAAAGTGAGTATAGACTACTTAACTTTATTGGTCCATGAAGCCATTTTAGATTTAGAATAGAGGATTAA
- a CDS encoding PTS sugar transporter subunit IIB has translation MNKKILLACNAGMSTSILVKNMQNYAFEEDINVEIKAVSINEAKLNGKNWDIVLLGPQVGYELDEMKSYLNMPVFVIEKEDYGKANGEKVLKFALKNCK, from the coding sequence ATGAATAAAAAAATACTATTAGCTTGTAATGCAGGAATGAGCACATCAATTTTAGTTAAAAATATGCAAAACTATGCATTTGAAGAAGATATAAATGTTGAAATCAAAGCTGTTTCGATAAATGAAGCTAAACTTAATGGAAAAAACTGAGATATAGTTCTATTAGGTCCTCAAGTTGGTTATGAACTTGACGAAATGAAATCATATCTTAATATGCCTGTTTTTGTTATAGAAAAAGAAGATTATGGTAAAGCAAATGGAGAAAAAGTTTTAAAATTTGCTTTAAAAAACTGTAAATAA